The Myxococcus guangdongensis genome contains a region encoding:
- a CDS encoding DUF559 domain-containing protein — protein sequence MKAAFAQSEDLRSTVSAWATQLARERNLFRDAESYVVFSQRAISSRELHFEGKTQHDRRVLFERLEPPHAEPVTWVLCRQLLEAPEPAPPGTLPNEVREAISHDPLRVLHALLLIIPEGRAPALHLALSPADPRSLRTATAICSAAPLLHVACVLPPDALEGTRGRKDSHALAMMREGLLELPDPGSSATVQDTPGDEPVAPRRASSKKKAPAPPPEPHVAPPLLERFRENAEAMVAEREKSEARARSKMEHFFYHDILQVHPATKDVFTLNAKVDVGEGKRPLEVDLLSRELRLAVEIDGQHHFLDPDRFRRDRRKDLALQRIGYWVARFLYEDLHPRCEDILKTLESLMEARRREATAQRTTHGQP from the coding sequence TTGAAGGCAGCCTTCGCCCAGAGCGAGGACCTGCGCTCCACCGTCTCCGCCTGGGCCACCCAGCTCGCGCGTGAGCGCAATCTGTTCCGGGACGCAGAGAGCTACGTCGTCTTCTCTCAACGAGCCATCTCCTCCCGCGAGCTGCACTTCGAAGGCAAGACGCAACACGACCGCCGCGTCCTGTTCGAACGACTGGAGCCTCCCCACGCCGAGCCCGTGACGTGGGTCCTGTGCCGACAGCTGCTCGAAGCCCCCGAGCCCGCCCCCCCGGGCACGCTCCCCAACGAGGTCCGTGAGGCCATCTCCCACGACCCGCTCCGCGTCCTCCACGCGCTGTTGCTCATCATCCCCGAGGGCCGCGCCCCCGCCCTCCACCTGGCGCTCTCCCCCGCAGACCCGCGCAGCCTCCGCACCGCGACCGCCATCTGCTCCGCGGCCCCGCTGCTCCATGTCGCCTGCGTGCTGCCACCGGATGCGCTCGAAGGCACCCGCGGACGCAAGGACTCCCACGCGCTCGCGATGATGCGGGAGGGATTGCTCGAACTCCCGGACCCTGGCTCCAGCGCCACCGTGCAGGACACGCCTGGCGACGAGCCCGTGGCCCCTCGACGCGCGTCCTCGAAGAAGAAGGCTCCGGCCCCGCCTCCCGAGCCCCACGTCGCGCCGCCGTTGCTGGAGCGCTTCCGTGAGAACGCGGAGGCCATGGTCGCCGAGCGCGAGAAGTCCGAGGCCCGCGCACGCAGCAAGATGGAGCACTTCTTCTACCACGACATCCTGCAGGTCCATCCTGCCACCAAGGACGTCTTCACCCTCAACGCCAAGGTGGACGTCGGCGAGGGTAAACGCCCGCTGGAGGTCGACCTGCTGAGCCGTGAGCTGCGGCTCGCCGTCGAAATCGACGGACAACACCACTTCCTCGACCCGGACCGCTTCCGCCGGGACCGACGCAAGGACCTCGCGCTCCAGCGCATCGGCTACTGGGTCGCCCGCTTCCTCTACGAGGACCTGCACCCTCGCTGTGAAGACATCTTGAAGACCCTCGAATCGCTCATGGAGGCCCGGCGGCGAGAAGCCACCGCGCAAAGGACAACGCATGGACAGCCCTGA
- a CDS encoding phytoene/squalene synthase family protein has translation MVAHEESFCRAVLPRVSRTFALNIPLLPAPLDLAATVAYLLLRVADTLEDEIHLARQEELFDALADLVRLEPGWESRAQSFARLVGGEFRAGAPEAEVELVDRTVWVLRTLASLPSWAHTPIARCVRVMTVGMKQVQRQHGGGKPVMGLPDLQTMLAYCYFAAGVVGEMLTELFIAYSPAINATRRGQLQSQSIAFGEALQLTNMLKDVREDMEQGRCWLPLDRMARHGLTTSTLTLPSHREQAMALHSELMVVARRGQQEALEYVLALPAEEPKLRLFCLYPLFLSVKTLCLIDNNPAVFDAPPLKLSRQEVFELVRLLHARVASDSALRALFAECSHAPPEVEAMR, from the coding sequence ATGGTTGCTCATGAAGAGTCGTTCTGCCGAGCGGTGCTCCCCCGGGTCTCCCGGACGTTCGCACTGAACATTCCCTTGTTGCCCGCCCCCCTGGACCTCGCAGCCACGGTGGCCTATCTGCTCCTACGCGTCGCGGACACGCTGGAGGATGAGATCCACCTGGCCCGACAAGAGGAGCTGTTCGACGCGCTCGCGGACCTGGTGCGACTTGAACCGGGCTGGGAGTCCCGCGCTCAATCCTTCGCTCGTCTGGTGGGAGGCGAGTTCCGGGCCGGCGCTCCCGAAGCGGAGGTTGAGCTCGTCGACAGGACCGTCTGGGTGCTGAGGACCCTGGCCTCGCTCCCCTCGTGGGCCCATACTCCTATCGCCCGCTGCGTGCGCGTCATGACGGTTGGAATGAAGCAGGTTCAGCGACAGCACGGCGGCGGCAAGCCGGTGATGGGGTTGCCCGACCTGCAGACGATGCTCGCCTACTGCTACTTCGCGGCGGGTGTGGTGGGCGAGATGCTAACGGAACTCTTCATCGCCTATTCCCCCGCCATCAACGCAACACGACGCGGCCAACTACAGAGTCAGTCCATCGCATTCGGTGAGGCCTTGCAGCTCACCAACATGCTCAAGGACGTGCGAGAGGACATGGAGCAGGGACGCTGCTGGCTTCCGCTGGACAGAATGGCGCGCCATGGACTGACGACCTCCACGCTGACGCTCCCCAGCCACCGCGAACAGGCCATGGCGCTGCACTCGGAGTTGATGGTGGTGGCTCGGCGGGGACAGCAAGAGGCGCTTGAGTATGTTCTCGCACTCCCCGCCGAGGAGCCGAAGCTCCGGCTGTTCTGCTTGTATCCCCTGTTCCTCTCGGTGAAGACGCTCTGCCTCATCGACAACAACCCCGCGGTGTTCGACGCCCCCCCGCTGAAGCTCAGCCGCCAGGAGGTGTTCGAACTCGTGCGGCTCCTGCACGCGCGAGTGGCTTCGGACTCGGCCCTGCGGGCACTCTTCGCGGAGTGCTCGCACGCGCCTCCGGAGGTGGAGGCGATGAGATGA
- a CDS encoding FAD-dependent oxidoreductase, with product MAGPCDFDVVVAGGGPAGCAAAAALAQLGQSVLLVDAGVDRHKQLSGELLHPTGVRALRELGFSEVVDAWLSCPVRGFAIFYASPARVVVLPYKDGAAGLSLEHSALTVPLLDAVVRRPGVTLLAGARVTSVEHNDERGVRLRFLHDGGVHEVRARLLVASDGRASPVRRMLGISENYTRISTMLGLCVDSACLPRPEHGHKFVGGPLYALAYAIQPGVARVMVDLPLGTTPQTLMERPELLATLPPALVAEIRRAMDATSTLRMASNDVRLSERVWKGSAVLVGDAASCCHPLSGSGMTSCFQDARALQDALRRHSDDIPRALEQYARTRRPAQRTRVALASSLYTACAGQDEGMQALRLGLIRYWDCSPRSARAAMSLLSSEDSRMSVLAREYLFIVGHSLMALRPGHQRAVRPRAAVSLLRSAGPPLRAALGSTLEQVESWCHRRFRHLRRHARPLGQGAAQGCPRIQPVAPAAPVHGA from the coding sequence ATGGCCGGTCCGTGCGATTTCGACGTGGTGGTGGCGGGGGGCGGCCCCGCGGGATGCGCGGCGGCGGCAGCGCTTGCCCAGTTGGGGCAGTCCGTGCTCCTGGTGGATGCGGGCGTCGACCGACACAAACAACTGTCGGGGGAATTGCTGCATCCGACGGGCGTACGCGCGCTGCGTGAGCTGGGCTTCAGCGAGGTCGTCGACGCCTGGCTGTCGTGTCCGGTGCGAGGCTTCGCAATCTTCTATGCGTCGCCCGCACGTGTCGTCGTCCTGCCGTACAAGGACGGTGCCGCGGGCCTGTCGCTTGAGCACTCCGCTCTCACCGTACCGCTGCTGGACGCCGTGGTCCGAAGGCCTGGCGTCACGCTCCTGGCCGGGGCTCGGGTGACTTCGGTGGAGCACAACGACGAGCGCGGCGTCAGGCTGCGCTTCCTGCACGACGGCGGCGTCCACGAGGTGCGCGCCCGGTTGTTGGTGGCCTCGGATGGACGCGCGTCGCCCGTGCGGCGGATGCTGGGTATCTCCGAGAATTACACCCGAATCTCCACCATGTTGGGGCTCTGTGTGGACAGCGCCTGTCTGCCGCGTCCCGAGCATGGACACAAATTCGTCGGAGGTCCGCTGTACGCGTTGGCCTATGCTATTCAACCGGGGGTGGCGCGGGTGATGGTGGACCTCCCTCTGGGCACCACCCCCCAGACTCTGATGGAACGCCCCGAGCTGCTGGCCACGCTGCCTCCCGCGCTGGTCGCCGAGATTCGCCGGGCGATGGATGCGACTTCGACTCTGCGGATGGCCTCCAATGATGTCCGGCTCTCGGAGCGAGTGTGGAAAGGGAGCGCCGTGCTGGTGGGCGACGCCGCGTCCTGCTGCCATCCGCTCTCCGGCAGCGGCATGACGTCTTGCTTCCAGGATGCACGAGCGCTCCAGGATGCGCTGCGCCGCCACTCGGACGACATCCCGCGCGCGCTGGAGCAATACGCCCGTACGCGTCGTCCAGCTCAGCGCACTCGGGTCGCGCTCGCCTCGTCGCTCTACACCGCTTGTGCGGGACAGGACGAGGGCATGCAGGCGCTGCGGCTGGGTCTCATTCGCTACTGGGATTGCAGTCCGCGAAGTGCCCGGGCCGCCATGAGCTTGCTGTCCTCTGAGGACTCGCGAATGAGCGTGCTCGCACGTGAGTACCTGTTCATCGTTGGCCATTCGCTGATGGCGTTGCGACCAGGGCATCAGCGCGCCGTCCGACCGCGCGCCGCCGTGTCGTTGCTGCGCTCCGCCGGTCCGCCGCTGCGGGCCGCCCTGGGGAGCACGTTGGAGCAGGTGGAGAGTTGGTGCCATCGCCGCTTCCGTCATCTGCGACGACACGCCCGTCCGCTCGGGCAGGGCGCCGCCCAGGGCTGCCCGCGAATCCAACCGGTAGCTCCGGCCGCGCCAGTCCACGGCGCGTGA